From one Acidimicrobiales bacterium genomic stretch:
- a CDS encoding DUF429 domain-containing protein — translation MGGPGRPGGRGGSPVPYDLLASVIPFKRGWLVASAKLQGIQMYPNEPEVFETLAEVLDYRPPFRAIALDAPIGLHTEPVDGGRSCDREARRLLGWPRSGAILTPPIRPALTASSYKEAARMCGRLSPVTWGRLPRIAEVDAEVASYRQRTIFEIHPEMSFYQLNGDQPMRYPKRDRIGMTERYGVLKNKIPGIERLVDAKLPGVKRWHLLDAAACLWTCRRVVARALTRIPEDPEWDDEGLRMEIVR, via the coding sequence ATGGGTGGTCCCGGCCGCCCGGGCGGCCGGGGTGGCTCCCCGGTCCCCTACGACCTCCTCGCCAGCGTCATCCCCTTCAAGCGGGGCTGGCTGGTGGCCAGCGCCAAGCTCCAGGGCATCCAGATGTACCCGAACGAGCCGGAGGTGTTCGAGACCCTCGCCGAGGTCCTCGACTACCGGCCGCCGTTTCGCGCCATCGCCCTCGACGCGCCGATCGGCCTGCACACCGAACCGGTCGACGGTGGGCGCTCGTGCGACCGTGAAGCCCGCCGCCTCCTCGGATGGCCTCGCAGCGGCGCCATCCTCACCCCGCCCATCCGGCCGGCGCTGACGGCGTCCTCGTACAAGGAGGCGGCTCGCATGTGCGGGCGGCTGAGCCCGGTCACGTGGGGCAGGCTGCCCCGCATCGCCGAGGTCGACGCCGAGGTGGCGTCCTACCGGCAGCGGACCATCTTCGAGATCCACCCAGAGATGAGCTTCTACCAGCTCAACGGCGACCAGCCCATGCGCTACCCCAAGCGCGACCGCATCGGCATGACCGAGCGCTATGGGGTGCTGAAGAACAAGATCCCGGGCATCGAGCGCCTCGTCGACGCCAAGCTGCCGGGCGTCAAGCGCTGGCATCTGCTCGACGCCGCCGCCTGCCTCTGGACTTGCCGACGAGTGGTGGCCCGGGCCCTGACCCGCATCCCCGAGGACCCCGAGTGGGACGACGAGGGGCTACGCATGGAGATCGTGCGGTAG